CGGCGGGGTCATACAGATATTTACCCGCAAGGGCGGCGGCGAACTCAAACCGTTTTTCAGTGCCGGCCGCGGCCGTTACGGCACCTATGACGCCTCGGCCGGGGTTTCGGGTGGTGGCGAGAACAGCTGGTTTAACCTGAGCGCCAGCGGCATCGACACCGATGGTTTCAACGCCTGTCGCGGCAAGCCATCGCCCGGCGGAGCCGGTTGTTTTACCACCGAGTCTGACAAGGACGACTACCAAAACCTATCGGGTTCCGTACGCGCCGGGTACCGATTTGAAAACGGGTTGGAAATTGACACCCACGCGCTGCGCGTCAATGGCGAAACCGAATTCGATGGAAACACCACCAATGAATCTGAATCCGTTCAACAGGTTCTGGGCGGTAAAATTCGCTTCTCGCCAGTGAATATCTGGGGGCTAACCCTGGCTGCGGGTCACAGCCGTGACAAGTCCGACAATTTCAAGAATGGCATCTTTAAAAGCCAGTTCGAGACTATACGCAAGACCATCTCCTCGCAGAACGACATCACCATCGCGGACAACCAGATACTCACCCTCGGCGTTGACTACCAGAACGACGAAATCGACAGCACGACCGTCTACGCGATCGACTCCCGAAGCAACAAGGGGCTGTTTGCCCAGTACCAAGGGACCTACGGTGATTATGACCTGCAACTCAGCCTGCGCCAGGATGACAATGAGCAGTTTGACCGGCGCACAACCGGCGGGGCTGCCTGGGGTTATGCGCTAAGCGAAGGCTTGCGGGTCACCGTCTCCTACGGCACAGCCTTCAAGGCGCCGACGTTCAACGAACTTTACTTTCCGGGCTTCGGCAATCCCAATCTGCAACCAGAAGAATCGCGCAGCCTTGAAATCGGTCTTAGCGGAAAAGCCGGTTGGGGCCATTGGGCACTGAACACCTATCAAACCAGCGTTGATAATCTGATTGCCTTCGATGCGAGCATCTTCGCGCCCGCCAACGTCGATCAGGCACGCATCCGCGGCTTCGAGGCAACTTTTAAAACACAGATCGAAGGCTGGGATATCAACACGAATCTCACGCTGCTCGATGCCCAGGACCGCTCAAACGGCGCCAACAGGACAAATCAGTTGCCACGGCGCGCGCAACAATCGTTTCGGCTCGAGGCGGATCGTGGGTTCGGTGAATATCGCTTTGGCTGGACGCTGCTTGCGGAAAGCAAGCGTTACGACGATCTGGCTAATACCCGTAAGCTCGACGGCTACGCCACCGTCGATCTGCGCGCCGAATACATCATCGACAAAGACTGGCGGCTGCAGGCTCGCCTCGAGAACATGCTCAACAAGGACTACGAGACCGCTGCGTTTTTCAACCAACCGGGGCGCGGCCTGTTCGTGACCCTGCGCTATCAACCCTGATTTGCCACGGAGGAGAAAACCATGCTTACCCTGTCCTCACGTCACCAACTTCTGATCGGCTTCGGCCTGATCGCCCTCATAGCGGCGACTCGCGGCCACCATTTCGCCACGCTAGAAGCTCTGCCCGGCGCTTCCTGGGCGGCGTTTTTCCTGGCCGGTATTTATCTACGTCCGATCTTGGTTTTGCCGGGGCTGCTTGTCCTGACCTGGCTGCTGGATTTCGCTGCATTCACCTGGGGTGGCGCAAGTGGTTTTTGCCTCACGCCGGCCTACGCCTTCCTGCTGCCGGCCTACGGCTCGCTGTGGCTTGCCGGGCGCTGGTACGCCCACCAACACCGGTTTGAATGGCGCACAATTGCACCGCTTTGCCTCAGCGCACTTGTTGGCGCATCTGCCTGTGAACTGTTTTCC
The Pseudomonadota bacterium genome window above contains:
- the btuB gene encoding TonB-dependent vitamin B12 receptor, which produces MKKRCLPAALLLLASHAAFAANIDPIIVTATRTAQTADEALASVTVITRKDIERQQAQSIQDLLRGVPGVSIANNGGPGKATSVFLRGTESDHVLVLIDGVKVGSATLGTAPFQHIPIDQIERIEIVRGPRSSLYGSEAIGGVIQIFTRKGGGELKPFFSAGRGRYGTYDASAGVSGGGENSWFNLSASGIDTDGFNACRGKPSPGGAGCFTTESDKDDYQNLSGSVRAGYRFENGLEIDTHALRVNGETEFDGNTTNESESVQQVLGGKIRFSPVNIWGLTLAAGHSRDKSDNFKNGIFKSQFETIRKTISSQNDITIADNQILTLGVDYQNDEIDSTTVYAIDSRSNKGLFAQYQGTYGDYDLQLSLRQDDNEQFDRRTTGGAAWGYALSEGLRVTVSYGTAFKAPTFNELYFPGFGNPNLQPEESRSLEIGLSGKAGWGHWALNTYQTSVDNLIAFDASIFAPANVDQARIRGFEATFKTQIEGWDINTNLTLLDAQDRSNGANRTNQLPRRAQQSFRLEADRGFGEYRFGWTLLAESKRYDDLANTRKLDGYATVDLRAEYIIDKDWRLQARLENMLNKDYETAAFFNQPGRGLFVTLRYQP